The following is a genomic window from Neodiprion virginianus isolate iyNeoVirg1 chromosome 1, iyNeoVirg1.1, whole genome shotgun sequence.
ACGATCTTTGCTTCATATGAAAACGCGATTCTCATCACCAATTTTGCATTacttcaaattattatttgttctTCGCGGTCATTGCTTTCACATCTAAAGTAAACGCTACGTTCTTAACAAATTTTGTGTAGTACTCGATACGGTAATCTGCAATCTCGATAATTGATTTCTTTTATAAGGCGAGAAGGAAGATGGTCAAATGTTACCTCTACTATTGATTGGATTGAAAACGACAATGTTTATTATTGGGGTGGTATCATTCGTTGGATTACTGACGCTTAAAGCGTTTATTGTGTCAAAAACCGCAATACTAATAGCGGTTATCTTGGGTTTGAAGAAGCTCTTTGGCGGTCATGAAAAAGTAGCATATGAGACGGTTTACGATCATCACGCTGTTATCCCAGATCACCACCAATACTTCGATCATCATTATGAGCCAGAAGTTTTCAAAGGCCATCCAGGAATGCCTGATCAAAAATTAGTTGGCATCTACAATCTGCTAAACGATGAAACGCAGATTTTTCAGGAAAGCCAGGACGTCCCAAAGTACGAATTTTTAGCACATGAACCCGACACGCTCCAGGGCCAAGACCCCAATGGACTGTTTGACGATGGTCTAAAAGAGTACAAGCTCGAAAGTCATCAGAAAAGGAGAAGTAGAGACTGATTTGAAGAATTGAACTAGCGCCCTGCCTGtaatatgtaattattttattacccCGAAAATGTTTTGTCTTTCAGGCTGGAGTGACATCGGAAAACGAAAACCATTTAGCCTTGTGATTGGCAGTCCTCATTACGAACCGCTAGTCCtcagttataaaaaaatcgcaGGAGGGAAGAATTTGCAATCATagctataaattttcaaccgtttCGCCAACTTGTTCATCTTCATCGATCAGTACTCACCGCGGGGTAAAAAGGAGATACAGgacacttgaaaaaaaaatatttattcataatataacaataatcTTACATAGTTAGGATTCATTTATATGACAtgtagaatgaaaataaattagatAATAACAGCATGAATGTGGGTCTTGCGCTGGTATGGTTAGAactcaacaatttttcgttgTGCTGCATCCTATTGTACAGAGATCCTACATAAATATGTT
Proteins encoded in this region:
- the LOC124310246 gene encoding uncharacterized protein LOC124310246, with product MARVTYCTPTRSHDTLSNIFDLNSVERLSVKLLENIKKSRVLRFNDFVSIGTIRSHTEKRTQGDASFLDIFEDVVNTKSLNLDLGLVSLKLFRDAGVFNVDLKLDPQGSRGEKEDGQMLPLLLIGLKTTMFIIGVVSFVGLLTLKAFIVSKTAILIAVILGLKKLFGGHEKVAYETVYDHHAVIPDHHQYFDHHYEPEVFKGHPGMPDQKLVGIYNLLNDETQIFQESQDVPKYEFLAHEPDTLQGQDPNGLFDDGLKEYKLESHQKRRSWSDIGKRKPFSLVIGSPHYEPLVLSYKKIAGGKNLQS